From Deltaproteobacteria bacterium, a single genomic window includes:
- the murA gene encoding UDP-N-acetylglucosamine 1-carboxyvinyltransferase, which translates to MDSIILSGGAVLEGTVTLGGSKNAALPVIISSLLSAGKCSYRRVPALRDVSTTLRLLSRLGVTIEKDLLADGHLELTADKIHELEAPYDLVKTMRASFLVLGPLLARFGEARVSTPGGCAIGSRPVDLHLRGLERMGACIRQDHGYIEARAKQLKGAVIDLGFPSVGATENLMMAATLARGATEIRNAAQEPEIVELAAVLTGMGARVGGAGTGVIRVEGVPELHGMEHEMGPDRIEAGTFMVGAALTGGDVLIEDARADDLKAFLAKLRETGVRVTPGPGGVRVTGNGRVHGTDVATQPFPGFPTDLQAQMMVLMAVADGASVITENIFENRFMHVQELNRMGARIALDGNRATVQGVPGLSGAPVMATDLRASVSLVLAGLVARGATEVSRVYHLDRGYENIEGKLARLGADIRRVERDD; encoded by the coding sequence TTGGACAGCATCATTCTCAGCGGCGGAGCGGTTCTGGAGGGCACGGTCACCCTCGGCGGGTCGAAGAACGCGGCCCTGCCGGTGATCATCTCGTCGCTGCTTTCCGCTGGCAAGTGCTCCTACCGCCGGGTGCCCGCCCTGCGCGACGTGAGCACGACCCTGCGCCTGCTGTCGCGCCTCGGCGTCACCATCGAGAAGGACCTGCTGGCGGACGGCCATCTGGAGCTCACCGCGGACAAGATCCACGAGCTGGAAGCGCCCTATGACCTGGTCAAGACCATGCGCGCTTCCTTCCTGGTCCTGGGGCCGCTGCTGGCGCGGTTCGGCGAGGCGCGGGTCTCCACCCCCGGCGGCTGCGCCATCGGCTCGCGGCCGGTGGACCTGCACCTCCGGGGCCTGGAGCGCATGGGCGCGTGCATCCGCCAGGACCACGGTTACATCGAGGCGCGGGCGAAGCAGCTCAAGGGCGCCGTCATCGACCTCGGCTTCCCGTCGGTGGGCGCCACCGAGAACCTCATGATGGCGGCCACCCTGGCCCGGGGGGCGACCGAGATCCGCAACGCGGCCCAGGAGCCGGAGATCGTCGAGCTGGCCGCGGTGCTGACCGGGATGGGCGCGCGGGTCGGCGGGGCCGGCACCGGGGTCATCCGCGTGGAAGGCGTTCCGGAGCTTCACGGGATGGAGCACGAGATGGGGCCGGACCGCATCGAGGCGGGCACGTTCATGGTCGGCGCCGCCCTGACCGGAGGCGACGTGCTGATCGAGGACGCCCGGGCGGACGACCTCAAGGCCTTCTTGGCGAAGCTCCGGGAGACCGGCGTCCGGGTCACGCCGGGGCCCGGCGGCGTCCGGGTCACGGGCAACGGGCGGGTTCACGGCACGGACGTGGCCACGCAGCCCTTTCCCGGCTTCCCTACGGACCTGCAGGCGCAGATGATGGTGCTGATGGCGGTGGCGGACGGCGCCAGCGTCATCACGGAGAACATCTTCGAGAACCGCTTCATGCACGTCCAGGAGCTGAACCGCATGGGCGCGCGCATCGCCCTCGACGGCAACCGCGCCACGGTCCAGGGCGTGCCCGGGCTTTCCGGCGCGCCGGTGATGGCCACCGACCTGCGCGCGAGCGTGTCGCTGGTGCTGGCGGGCTTGGTGGCGCGGGGTGCGACCGAGGTGTCGCGGGTGTACCACCTGGACCGGGGCTACGAG